In the genome of bacterium, the window GGCTCACGTCGACCCATAGCAGGAGAAAGTCCCCGGACGCCCGGAAAGCCTGGACCTCGGCCGGGTGGCGCAGCGAATCGATCACGTGATTGCGATCTGCGGGCAGCTTGCGCCCGACGCGTTCGGCCAGCACTCCGACACCGTACTGCCCGCGCAGTTCTCGACCCCGTTTGATCATGTTCTCGCGCGTCGGCTCCAGGCCGTCGGATCGCAGGTCTGCTCGGATCGCGTCCGAGAGCGAAGCGGGATAGAACCCCCTGCGCTCCAGCAACTCCACGACTTGCGTCTTTCCCGAAGCATTGAGCCCGGCAACACCAATTCGCATTCTCTGCCCCCCCGTTCCGCCCGGTGTGAAACTCGTGACGGCGATGCCCGAACGATCCATCCGATGCCAGAGTCGGCGATGTCCGAACGATCCACCCGACGCCAGAGTAACACTCTCAACGGGAATTGGACTTCTGAGAACCGCGCTCCAAGGCCCCAGAAACGAGCCCTGAGCACCTGGCCATCGCGCGAGTTCTCCATCGGGCTGCTAGACTCCGCGCCCGTGACTCGCCGCGAAGAAAAGCCCTGGGGACACGAGGACATCTGGGCCGAGACGGACCGCTACGTCGGCAAGATCCTGGCCATCAAGGCCGGCCATCGCCTGTCCCTGCAGTACCACGAGATCAAGGATGAGACGATCCTCGTCGTGAAAGGCGAACTCCGTCTCACGCTCGAGAACGACGCCGGTGAGCTGGAAATCTGCAGCCTGAAACCGGGCGAGCGCCGACATGTGATACCCGGCCGCCGCCACCGCTTTGAAGCCGTCGAGGATTGCGAACTGATCGAGGTCTCCAGCCCCGAACTCGACGACGTCGTCCGCCTGGAAGACGACTACGGGCGCCGGCCGGAATAGACCCCGCTCCCGATCTGGACGAGCCGGATCTGCCAGGCTCTTTCTCGCACCGAAATGATGCCTTTCGCTTGCCTGCGCGTAGACCGGCAGTTCAAAGTTTTCTCGAACTGATCTGGCCGAAGCTTGCTCACGCACGAAACGGCAGCGCGCGTGATCGCTGCGCGCAGTTGCGCGCGGGAAGTCCCGCCGAGCCCGCGTTTTTGTTGACCTGTCACAAAACGGCAACTCCTACCACATAACAAGTGGATACAGTTCTCGTCAATTTTCTTGAAAAAGGATGTTGACGAGGTCTACGCATCCATCTTGTAATGCAATCAGGTTGGACCGCAGCTTCGGCTGCAGCAGTTGACTTTGGGGCGCTCGCTGATGCGAGCAATGCAGTTGTTCATGGGGAAGTGGAATGTACAGGTTGCCTCCTGCGACCACCCGTCCATCTTTATCTCCGCGCTACCGAGAAGTTAAGCCGTCTTCGATGCTGGGCACGAGCCTGGCCGCTGTACTGATTTTCCTCTCGGGCGTATTCAACGTCGAGGCGATTGCCGGACGTGCATTCTTCGTGCGTTCCGAGATCGCCGCCTCGCATAGCAGCGAAGCCGTCCCCTCCTCCACATCCAGTCCAACGAGTGACGCCGCACGAGTCGACGAGTCCCGGGGCGTGTGCACACCACCCGCGCCGCCGCGCCAGTCCGCGCACCTCGAGCGCCGTCGCAGTATTCGAAAGCGCCGACCGACCACGCTGAGCGTTGCGGATCCGCACTCCCATGAACCGAGGTTCGCGCAAGCGAGCGCGCCCAGGCCGATCCGGCTACCCGTCGTAAACATCGCTGGAAATATCGCCGCATCGACCGCTTCAAAACCGCCAGTCGTAGTGCATGCACCCGCCGTTGCTGCGGTGCCCGTCCCTGCGCCGGTACCGGCGGTAACGGCTGCGCCTGCTCCGATAGCAGACGAAACCGCGCAGGTGCTGCCCGTTCCCGTGGCCGTTGCCCATTCCACCATCGAACGCATCGAGATTGGCGAGCCGATCGATGCACAGGCCGAATCGATCGCAACCGGACCGACCTTCTCGATGTGGGAGTTCGATCGAGCCCGCGTCGACGCCGACCAGAACGCTCCGCAGACATGGACGCCTCACCGCCTCGACACTGCGCCCGAGCCGGCGCTCGCACCCGGACCCATCGAAGTCGCGGATGTGCGAAACGCGAAACCCGCGCACTCGACTCGCAGAAGCGCTCCGGGTCCCGAGGCGATTCCTGCGCCGATGCAGCGGATGCGAGCCGCGGAAAGAACTCCGGTTGCTGCGCCGCTGGTGCAGAGCATCCCCGCCGCCTGGACCGAGCACTACGGCTACCCGATCACTGGTTTCACGGCCCGCTATATCCGCGACCACGGAAATGCGCCCGCACTTGGCGACGTACTCCAGATCGAAGTTGAACTGGGCGGAACGGCCAGTGGCTACGTAGCCCCCGACGAGGGCGATGCGAACGTGCGTTTTTCGCTGGCGAAGCTGCCGACCGATCGACCGCGCATCTTCTATCCCGGCGCACTGCGGGCGGTCAACGCGCAGATCGCTGCGGAGTTCAATCGGCGCGGCCTGATGGGCGTGTTCGTTTCGCCAGATCCGCACGATATCGACCCTGTCGACGTTCGTGACCTTCGCGACGGAGAGCGCTCGGAACTGGCTCTGGTCGTCGAACTGGCTCGCGTTCAGGAGCTTCGCACGGTCGGTGCTGGGGACCGAGTGGATCCCGACGATCGCGTCAACCACGAACTCCACGCGCGACTGCGTCGCCAGTCGCCAGTCAAGCCCGCCTCGAGCCAGGGCGGAAGCGATCTGGTGCGCTCGGATCTTCTCGACGACTATTTGTTTCGGGTCAATCGCCACCCGGGCCGGCGCGTGGACCTCTCGCTCGCGGGCTCGGATCAGGGCGGCGTCACCATCGACTACCTGGTAACCGAATCGAAGCCGTGGACCAGCTTCATGCAGTACTCCAATACAGGGAACTCTTCGACCGGTGGCTGGCGCCAGCACTTCGGCCTGGTGCACAACCAGCTAACGAATAACGACGACACGTTCTCCCTCAACTACGTAACGACGGGTTTCGCTGGTCTGCAATCCGTATCGACCGGATACGAGGCGCCCTGGGGCGACTCGCAGCGCCTGCGCTGGAGCATCGACGGTCAATTCGGCAGCTTCGAAGCAGAAGACGTGGGTTTTGCCGGTGCAGATTTCAGCTCGAAGACACGTTCGGCGGGTGCGAATCTGCACTACAACATCTTCCAGCACCGCGAACTCTTCGTGGACCTGACCGGTGGCCTGCACTGGCAGAGCGTGCAGACCGAACACGAGCTGATCGGTCAGAAGGGCGCCGGTACATTCTGGATGCCCCGTCTGGGTCTCGCGATCGAGCGTCACACACCTTACTCCAGATTCGACGCGTCTCTGGGTTTCGAAAAGGGCATCGGTACAAACGGATTGGATGAGATCGGACAGCTTGGCCGCACTTTCCCCGACACGGACTGGCTCATGGCAAAATGGGATAGTCGCTTCTCGTTCTACCTGGAGCCGGTTCTCGCGAGCTTGCTCTGGTCGGGCGTGCCGCGCGGTTCAACGCAGGCACACGAGATCGAGCTCGGCTTCCGAGGACAGCAGACCTTTGGCAGCCGTCTGGTACCTCAGGCCCAGATGGTCGCCGGCGGAATGAACTCCGTGCGCGGCTATCCAGAAGGCGCGGCCGCGGGTGACTCGGTCGCCATCGGCCAGTTCCAGTACAACCTCAACCTTCCGAGCCTGTTTTCTTCGCGCCGCAAGTCCATGCACGTTCCCCTGCTGGGTGACTTCAGTTTTGCACCGAAGCAGACCAAGGGCCGCCCCGACTGGGACCTGACCCTGCACGCGTTCGTGGACGCCGCGCGGGTCGTGCAGAACGACCGTCTCAGCTTCGAGTCCGATCGCGTCCTGGCGAGCGCGGGAATCGGAGCCGAGATCGGCTTGAAGAGCTACCTGAGCCTGCGCCTCGACTACGGCCGCGCTCTGCTTCCCGCAGAGGGCCTGACCGACGAAGGCGACTCGCGCATCAATGCCGCCATTACACTGAGGTACTGAGTCTTGCAGAACCGCTACAGCATCGATCAAACACTCGGGCACGTCCAGGACGTGTTGCGCCGTGCCCTGGTCGTTCTGCTGTGCGTTCTGCTCCCGACCGTCGGCCTGCCCTCTTCGGCCCTGGCCGAGAGTACGGTCGAAGTAATCGATGTTCCCGTCGGTGACGTGAGCTTTGGAGATACGCCCGGGTGCACGAATTGTGCGATCCACCAGTCGTCCCAGGACGCAATCGTGCATCTGGGCAATCTCCAGCTCGACGCCGCAGATACTCTGCGCATCCATCAGCCGAACGCGCAGGCGCGCATGCTCGCGCGCATCAGCGGTGGAAACCCGAGCGTGATCGATGGCACGGTGCACGCGGATGCGACCTTGATCCTGGTCAATCCCGCCGGTGTGATGTTCGGAGTCGATTCGGTCGTGAATGCCGGGGAGCTCTTCGCGGCGGCTGGAAGCATGTCGAACGCCGACTTCCTTGCGGGCGACGCGCGTTTCACAGAACTCAGCGGCGGCGTGGTCAACCACGGGCGCATCAACGCCGACGCCGTCTCGTTGATCGGAAACTACGTCGCGAACCACGGCGAGATATTCGTGGAGACGGGCGCAATCGCCATGGTTGCCGGGGGCGAAGCCTATATCGGCAAGGTCGGCGGGCACCTCTTGATTCGTCTTTCCGGAAACGCCGACGCGCTCGGGCGGAATGCAGCCGTCGAAAACTCCGGAATCCTCGATGCCGGTGCATCCGGACAGGTAAGCCTGTCTGCGGGAGACGTACTGGGCGCGATCGCCGTGCGCCACACGGGCAGCACGCGCGCCGGTGAGATCTCGCTGGACGCCGGAAGCGAAGGCGTAGTTGGCGTTTCGGGCACTCTGGACGCTTCGAACCTCGAAGCCGGTGGAACCGGTGGCTCGGTGGACGTCTTCGGTCGCCACGTCGGAGTGTTCGGCGCAACGATCGACGCTTCGGGCGATGCTGGTGGCGGACGCATCCGCGTCGGTGGAGACTTCCACGGCGAGGGCGAGGTTCCAATGGCCTTCGAGACAGTTGTCGACGCCGAGACCCGAATGAGCGCCGACGCGATCTCGCAGGGCGACGGCGGTCAGGTGGTCGTCTGGTCTGACGGCGCGACCGGCTTCTACGGCGACATCAACGCGCGCGGAGGGCTGGGTGCGGGTGACGGCGGATTCGTCGAAGTCTCCGGCAAGGACACGCTGCGCTTCCACGGCCACGTCGATACGCAGGCCAGCAACGGAGAGCGCGGAAGCCTGTTGCTCGATCCGACCAATGTGAACATTCGCGACTGGACCGTCCCCAAGGACGGTAGCGACGTCGACAACGATGCATACAGCTTTGCAGGCGGCGTGTTCGGCGAAACCCGCGCGCCCGAGGGAACCATCTGGGCGCACCAGTTCGGACCCGTGGAACTGTTCTACTCCGAACTCGAAGGACTTTCCGCCTCGACCGATATCCACATCGAAGCAACCAACAACATCACCCTCGAAGACCTCGCCGACGATCAGTTGAGCCTGGCGACGACCGGCTCCGTCACATTCATGGCCGATGCGGACATGGACGGCTCGGGTACGTTCAGCATGGGTTCCAGTGACACGATCCGCGCCGAAGGCGCAGACCTGTCGATCTCGGCGGCGCAGATCGTCGTGGGATCCCTCGACACAAGCGGTGCTGCGGGAGATCAGTCGGGCAAGATCTCCCTGCTGGCCAGCGACGACCTGACCGTGCTGGGAACACTGACTAGCGGAGGCGGTGACGTCTCGCTCGTGGCCGACAGCGACACCAATCAACTGGGCGATGTGATCCTGTCGGGCGATGTGTTCACGGCCGGTGGCGACTTCAATAGTTCGGGGATCGGCTTCTCGCAAGGAGCCCGTATCCTGGACGCCCGGTCGGCTGCTGGAAACGGTTCGGTAAACCTCGAACACGAAGTGTTACAGGTCACCGGCACGGTCTACGGAGAGGATGTGACCCTGACGGGCATCGGTTCCAACGCGACAATTCGCGTGGGCGGTGCGCTGAAAGCAATCGACGAGCTGCGCATCAACAATACCGACCAGCTCGAGATCGCTGCAAACGCTCAACTAATGGCCGGCGGCGAACTCCTTGCGCGCGACACGATCGGCTCGGTGGCCCTCGAGGGCACGGGCGCACATACTCTGGCCGCCGGTGGCGATTTGCATCTGGCCGACGTGACCTCCACCTCGGGCGGACCCCTGCAACTCGCAGCGGGCGGCAGTGCAGAACTGGGCGCGGTCGAGATCGGCGGCGACCTGATGGTACTCGTCGACTCCGACGGTGATTCCAGCGAGACGTTGAGCATCGGCGAAGTCCAGGCGGCTTCGGTGCACCTGCGCGGCGGTAGCGGCGCCACAAACGACGACCGCATCGCGATCGGCCAGAACATCGACGCCGACTCCGGATCGATCCGAATCGAGAATTTCGAAAGCGTCGAACTCGCAGGGGGCGTCGACCTGACCGCCTCCGAACTGGTGGACCTGCGCTTCAGTGTGGGAGAATTCGAACTGACCGGTGATCACGGACAGACCAATCGCATCATCGGTCAGACCGGTGTGCACATCGACACCGAGGTGCGAGGCAGTGATCGTCCGGATCTCACTCTGGCGACCGGCGGACTCGGGGACATCTTCGTCGGAGGGCTTCAGGGTGTGGGTCGCCTGATGCTCGGGCACGCAGCGGACGCCAGCGTCGAAGGCGAACTCGAAGCCACGACCGTCCGCCTGGACAACCTCACGGAGAGCGCCCGGTTCCTGAACCGCGTGGCGATCGAGCAACTCGAGACCGGTTTTGGCGACTACGCAGTCGAGTTCACAGGCGGCGGTGTGATCGCCGGCGACACGAGTTTCTTCAACACCGGAGGTGTAGTTCTGGGTGATGACGCCGCTGACTCCATCGAGTTCAGCGGCGGACTCGACACCAGCGCAGGCCACACCCGTGGATATGGCGCGGTTTCGACTCGTAACGAACAGATCGATATGGATACATTGTCACTCGACGGCGACCTTTCCCTGGACTCCGGCGCCGCAGACCTGCGCGTGCACGGTGCGATCGACGGCGCTTCAATGCTCGGCGTGCGCACGAGCGAGAACGCACTCTTCAGTGGCGCCATCGGCGCAAACACGGCGCTCTCGGGCCTGGTGGCCGACGCGGCATCCACCCGGATCGACGGCGGAAGCGTGAACACCAGTGGAACGCAGACCTTCACCGGCGACCTGATACTCGGAACCGATACGTCCCTGCAGGCCGGGTCGGGCGACGTCGTGATCCTGGGCGATGTGGATTCCGCATCGCCGACCACCCCGAGCGCCTTGCACGTCGAAGCCGGTGGTAACGTCACCAGCGATGGCGTTCTCGGCGGAGTCGCGCAGCTCTCGAGCGTCGTGCTCGAGGCGGCCGATCACCTGAGCACGCGCGGTGCGCGGACGAGCGGACTGCAGAGTTACAATGCGGGTGGCGAGATTCGCACGGCGGGCGAATTCGCAAGCGACACGGGAGAGATCGCCTTCCATTCCCCGGTCGTGCTACTCGACGATACGACGGTTCGAGCGCACACGTCGGTTGACTTCGATTCGACGATCGATGCCGCTGCGGGAAGTGACGCAGAACTCGACATCGCGTTGAGCGCGGCCGGAGCGCTGGCGCGTCTGAACGGTGACGTCGGCGCGAGCCGAAGACCCGGCGCGTTGCGCATCGCCGCCGACGAAATCGAACTGGGCGGTGAGCAGATCTCGACCGTCCGCGAAATCGCACTCAATGCCGCGGGTCGGAACCTTGCCTCGACGACCGCCACCATCTGGCACGACGAAGGCTCACTTCGGCTCGAGTCCCAGAACGTGACGCTGGGCAAACGAGAAAAGCTCTCGGTCGGCGGAGATCTCGAGATTCGCGCCACCGATACCGCCTTTCTGTCCGATCTGACCGCCGCAGGTGCCCTCAGTGTGACGGCCGCGAAGATCGTCCTCCAGGTCAGAGAGTCGGGTCCGGTCCTGCTGGCCGATGGAAGCATCGTGGCCGATAACGGGAGCGACTTCATCGCGAACTCGATCGACTTCTCGAGTGTGCCGACGCTGTCTTCCGCTGGCCAGGTGGTCTTCGCGACACCGAGCGGGGGCGAAGTCAGCTCGACCCTCGACGGCTTCATGAATACCGCACTCGACCCGACCGGGCCGCGAACCCTGCGTGCCGCAGATCTGCGCAGATCGGGCCGGACACTCGACGGTGTTGCGACCGGACCCGAGCGCACAAATCCGGCCAAGAGTTTCCAGGGCCTGGCGCCCTTGCCCGCCGCTGGTTTCGAAGCACCCGATGCCGAGGACGCCGCGAGCCTGACGGTCGGCGAATTGATGCAGTATCTGCGCGGCGGGCGCGGACTGGCTGAGGACGCCGTTCCCGGAGCCGCGCAGTCGCCCTGGCGCGGCATGCCGACCGCCATCGCGGAATTCGCCCGACAGCTCTACGGAGCCCTCTTCCGAAACGGCGACTCCGAACCGCTGCGGACCGCGCTGGCCAACGCGGTCACGAAGCACCTGCAAGCCGGCGGAGGCTGGCCACTACACGGAGCCGAGTTGCGCGCCTTCGTGCTCAGCGCGCGCCGGGATCCCCGCACTGCCGAGATCCTGGACCACTTGAGCACCCTGCTCGAAGCCGTGCGCCGCCTGGGCCTGACCCAGGTCGAGTTCGAGCTGATGCGCGCCGAGTTGCTCGAACCCATCACCCC includes:
- a CDS encoding filamentous hemagglutinin N-terminal domain-containing protein — protein: MQNRYSIDQTLGHVQDVLRRALVVLLCVLLPTVGLPSSALAESTVEVIDVPVGDVSFGDTPGCTNCAIHQSSQDAIVHLGNLQLDAADTLRIHQPNAQARMLARISGGNPSVIDGTVHADATLILVNPAGVMFGVDSVVNAGELFAAAGSMSNADFLAGDARFTELSGGVVNHGRINADAVSLIGNYVANHGEIFVETGAIAMVAGGEAYIGKVGGHLLIRLSGNADALGRNAAVENSGILDAGASGQVSLSAGDVLGAIAVRHTGSTRAGEISLDAGSEGVVGVSGTLDASNLEAGGTGGSVDVFGRHVGVFGATIDASGDAGGGRIRVGGDFHGEGEVPMAFETVVDAETRMSADAISQGDGGQVVVWSDGATGFYGDINARGGLGAGDGGFVEVSGKDTLRFHGHVDTQASNGERGSLLLDPTNVNIRDWTVPKDGSDVDNDAYSFAGGVFGETRAPEGTIWAHQFGPVELFYSELEGLSASTDIHIEATNNITLEDLADDQLSLATTGSVTFMADADMDGSGTFSMGSSDTIRAEGADLSISAAQIVVGSLDTSGAAGDQSGKISLLASDDLTVLGTLTSGGGDVSLVADSDTNQLGDVILSGDVFTAGGDFNSSGIGFSQGARILDARSAAGNGSVNLEHEVLQVTGTVYGEDVTLTGIGSNATIRVGGALKAIDELRINNTDQLEIAANAQLMAGGELLARDTIGSVALEGTGAHTLAAGGDLHLADVTSTSGGPLQLAAGGSAELGAVEIGGDLMVLVDSDGDSSETLSIGEVQAASVHLRGGSGATNDDRIAIGQNIDADSGSIRIENFESVELAGGVDLTASELVDLRFSVGEFELTGDHGQTNRIIGQTGVHIDTEVRGSDRPDLTLATGGLGDIFVGGLQGVGRLMLGHAADASVEGELEATTVRLDNLTESARFLNRVAIEQLETGFGDYAVEFTGGGVIAGDTSFFNTGGVVLGDDAADSIEFSGGLDTSAGHTRGYGAVSTRNEQIDMDTLSLDGDLSLDSGAADLRVHGAIDGASMLGVRTSENALFSGAIGANTALSGLVADAASTRIDGGSVNTSGTQTFTGDLILGTDTSLQAGSGDVVILGDVDSASPTTPSALHVEAGGNVTSDGVLGGVAQLSSVVLEAADHLSTRGARTSGLQSYNAGGEIRTAGEFASDTGEIAFHSPVVLLDDTTVRAHTSVDFDSTIDAAAGSDAELDIALSAAGALARLNGDVGASRRPGALRIAADEIELGGEQISTVREIALNAAGRNLASTTATIWHDEGSLRLESQNVTLGKREKLSVGGDLEIRATDTAFLSDLTAAGALSVTAAKIVLQVRESGPVLLADGSIVADNGSDFIANSIDFSSVPTLSSAGQVVFATPSGGEVSSTLDGFMNTALDPTGPRTLRAADLRRSGRTLDGVATGPERTNPAKSFQGLAPLPAAGFEAPDAEDAASLTVGELMQYLRGGRGLAEDAVPGAAQSPWRGMPTAIAEFARQLYGALFRNGDSEPLRTALANAVTKHLQAGGGWPLHGAELRAFVLSARRDPRTAEILDHLSTLLEAVRRLGLTQVEFELMRAELLEPITPEGMRSEELAAAL